The following are encoded together in the Populus trichocarpa isolate Nisqually-1 chromosome 5, P.trichocarpa_v4.1, whole genome shotgun sequence genome:
- the LOC7489725 gene encoding uncharacterized protein LOC7489725: MRSMASSSSNKGIAAIVGVGPKLGRTIARKFAHEGYTVAILARDLGRLSRFADEIAREEKSQVFAIRIDCSDSRSVREAFEGVLSLGFVEVLVYNAYQPAVYRQPTNFTHIPADSFEKSLAISSVGAFLCAQQVLPGMVERGKGTILFTGCSASLNGIAGFSELCCGKFALRALSQCLASEFQSQGVHVAHVIIDGVIGPPRGPSSSQRTSVGEQEQQEQQGMGGIGEMMMDPDSLAQTYWHLHVQDRTAWTQEIDLRPSYSINPGFH; the protein is encoded by the exons ATGCGGAGCATGGCGAGCTCCAGCTCCAATAAAGGCATCGCAGCCATTGTAGGCGTGGGACCGAAGCTCGGCCGAACCATTGCCCGCAAGTTTGCCCATGAAGGCTACACGGTTGCCATCCTTGCCCGTGACTTAG GGAGGCTATCAAGATTTGCAGATGAGATAGCAAGGGAGGAGAAATCTCAAGTTTTTGCAATCAGGATAGACTGCTCGGATTCAAGAAGTGTGAGAGAGGCATTTGAAGGTGTTCTTTCACTTGGATTTGTAGAAGTACTTGTGTACAATGCGTATCAACCAGCAGTCTATCGGCAACCCACCAACTTCACCCATATTCCCGCCGACTCTTTCGAGAAGTCCCTCGCTATCTCCTCCGTCGGTGCCTTCCTTTGTGCCCAACAG GTTCTTCCGGGCATGGTGGAAAGAGGGAAAGGGACAATTCTATTCACGGGTTGTTCAGCTTCTTTAAATGGCATTGCTGGTTTCTCTGAGCTCT GTTGTGGAAAGTTTGCCTTGAGAGCTCTATCACAATGTTTAGCCAGTGAGTTTCAGTCTCAAGGTGTGCACGTTGCCCATGTTATCATCGATGGTGTGATTGGCCCTCCTAG GGGACCATCAAGCTCTCAGAGAACGTCAGTTGGGGAACAAGAACAACAAGAACAACAAGGTATGGGTGGAATTGGAGAGATGATGATGGACCCAGACTCGCTGGCTCAAACCTACTGGCATTTGCATGTTCAAGACCGGACTGCTTGGACCCAGGAGATCGACCTCCGTCCCTCTTACTCCATCAACCCCGGATTCCACTAG